Proteins from one Thermotoga sp. SG1 genomic window:
- the coaBC gene encoding bifunctional phosphopantothenoylcysteine decarboxylase/phosphopantothenate--cysteine ligase CoaBC — MKILVGVSSGIAIYKAVDLVSKLRKENHELCVVMTPDAARMISPVVFSSVGNCPVYIDHMEVKNGWIPHTELSREADVFVVAPATANTISKIANGIADNLLTLVAMGFNKKAKILVPTMNHRMYMNPVLQENLEKLKKLGWFVVEPEEGHLACGETGRGRYPENEKIVEAIYLLTTPKKLLGKRVLITAGPTRERIDDVRFITNASSGKMGYALATVAKRMGATVYLVSGPTHLKPPYFVDEFVSVESSEEMFNEVMKRYDDVDIVIMNAAVGDYKPKETFSGKLKKTEKELTLHLERTRDILEELGKRKKHQFLVGFAAEVEDFEKNSLEKLKRKNLDLIVLNDARKAFSSERVEVFIYNREGLIKRIDEDEKTRVAGGILDVVSDIVSGSSR; from the coding sequence ATGAAGATCTTGGTCGGTGTCAGCAGTGGTATAGCGATCTACAAAGCGGTTGATCTTGTCAGTAAACTTCGAAAGGAAAACCACGAACTTTGTGTGGTGATGACACCGGATGCAGCCAGGATGATCTCACCGGTGGTGTTCTCCTCGGTGGGAAATTGTCCGGTGTATATCGATCATATGGAAGTAAAAAACGGTTGGATTCCTCATACGGAGCTTTCAAGAGAAGCAGATGTGTTCGTCGTAGCCCCTGCGACGGCCAACACGATCTCGAAGATCGCAAACGGGATCGCCGACAACCTGCTTACTCTTGTTGCGATGGGTTTCAACAAAAAAGCAAAGATTCTCGTGCCGACGATGAACCACAGAATGTACATGAATCCTGTCCTTCAAGAAAACCTCGAAAAGCTGAAAAAACTCGGCTGGTTCGTGGTGGAACCGGAAGAGGGTCATCTCGCCTGTGGAGAAACTGGCAGGGGAAGGTATCCGGAGAACGAGAAGATAGTTGAAGCGATCTACCTTCTCACGACCCCAAAAAAACTCCTCGGGAAACGTGTGCTGATAACAGCGGGGCCGACGCGTGAGAGAATAGATGATGTTAGATTTATCACCAACGCAAGCTCGGGTAAGATGGGATACGCTCTGGCAACGGTTGCAAAGAGAATGGGCGCAACCGTGTATCTGGTGTCTGGTCCCACACATTTGAAACCACCCTATTTCGTTGATGAATTTGTCTCGGTGGAAAGCTCAGAAGAGATGTTCAACGAAGTGATGAAAAGATACGACGACGTGGACATCGTCATCATGAACGCCGCCGTCGGTGATTACAAACCGAAAGAAACGTTCAGTGGAAAACTGAAGAAGACAGAAAAAGAACTGACACTTCACCTTGAAAGAACCAGAGACATTCTTGAAGAACTCGGTAAAAGGAAAAAGCATCAGTTTCTTGTTGGCTTTGCTGCCGAAGTCGAAGACTTCGAAAAAAACTCCCTGGAAAAGTTGAAAAGAAAGAACCTGGACCTCATCGTTTTAAACGACGCAAGGAAAGCCTTCTCCTCTGAGAGAGTGGAGGTCTTCATTTACAACAGAGAAGGTCTCATCAAAAGGATTGATGAAGATGAAAAGACTCGTGTGGCTGGCGGTATTCTTGATGTTGTTTCAGATATCGTTAGCGGATCATCTCGTTGA
- a CDS encoding pyridoxal phosphate-dependent aminotransferase → MFSKRVLNFEESPIRKLVPYAEAAKKRGIKIYHLNIGQPDLKTPEVFFESIRKRTPDVVYYSHSAGIPELREAFASYYQRRQNARVKSENVLITNGGSEAILFSFTVVADPGDEILVLEPFYANYKAFAKIAGVKLVPVIRQMEDDFSIPGNLDKFVSDRTRAIVLSNPCNPTGVVYGERELRYLLDFVERKDLFMIVDEVYSEIVFRGNFVSATTFESDRVIVVDSVSKKFSACGARVGCLITKNEQVLNHAMKLAQGRLAPPLLEQIGSVALLNLDEDFFRTIRETYRERVEIVIKKLEEYGLKRFTRPSGAFYVTVELPVDDSEEFARWMLTDFALDGETTMVAPLKGFYITPERGKREIRIACVLDKEVLSRAMDVLMEGLRTWLKKFSSVQQYLS, encoded by the coding sequence GTGTTTTCAAAACGGGTGTTGAACTTCGAAGAAAGTCCCATAAGAAAACTCGTTCCGTACGCCGAGGCAGCGAAAAAGCGTGGCATAAAGATCTACCATCTCAACATCGGACAGCCCGATCTGAAAACCCCTGAAGTGTTCTTTGAAAGTATACGAAAAAGAACACCGGATGTTGTCTACTACTCACACTCTGCTGGTATACCGGAACTTCGAGAAGCGTTTGCCTCTTACTATCAGAGAAGGCAAAACGCCCGTGTGAAATCTGAGAACGTTCTGATCACAAACGGAGGAAGCGAAGCAATTCTTTTCTCCTTCACCGTTGTGGCAGATCCTGGTGATGAGATACTCGTTCTAGAGCCTTTTTATGCGAATTACAAGGCTTTTGCGAAAATAGCCGGTGTGAAGCTCGTACCCGTGATCAGGCAGATGGAGGATGATTTTTCGATCCCAGGCAACCTGGACAAATTTGTGAGCGATAGAACGAGAGCGATCGTGCTGTCCAACCCCTGCAATCCAACGGGGGTGGTCTACGGCGAAAGGGAACTACGTTATCTTTTGGATTTCGTTGAAAGAAAAGACCTTTTCATGATAGTCGATGAGGTCTACAGCGAAATAGTCTTTCGTGGAAACTTCGTGAGCGCAACGACATTCGAAAGCGACAGGGTGATAGTGGTTGACAGTGTTTCCAAGAAATTCAGTGCGTGCGGTGCTAGGGTAGGATGTCTCATCACGAAGAACGAGCAGGTGCTGAACCATGCCATGAAACTGGCTCAGGGAAGACTGGCACCTCCTCTTCTTGAGCAGATAGGCTCTGTTGCCCTTTTGAACCTCGATGAAGATTTCTTCAGAACCATCAGAGAAACCTACAGAGAACGCGTCGAGATCGTCATAAAAAAACTTGAAGAGTACGGACTGAAGAGATTCACCAGACCTTCGGGGGCCTTTTATGTCACCGTGGAACTTCCTGTGGACGACTCAGAGGAGTTCGCCAGATGGATGCTCACAGACTTCGCTCTCGACGGTGAAACGACGATGGTTGCACCGCTGAAGGGTTTCTACATCACGCCAGAACGTGGGAAAAGGGAGATCAGAATTGCGTGTGTGCTTGACAAAGAGGTTCTCTCAAGGGCCATGGATGTTCTCATGGAGGGATTGAGAACGTGGTTGAAAAAGTTCTCTTCGGTTCAGCAATATCTTTCCTAA
- a CDS encoding YicC/YloC family endoribonuclease yields the protein MIKSMTGFSRVERVSGPYHFRVEVKSLNSKGLNITSQIPGYLSMKELEMNSILQEYVKRGKIHLRVQIKFLEPPKVLEIDKNIVQAYHSMLEDVVNTLSLPEPVKLSDLLMFRDVFRMELSDEEIENVWNHFVPILREALEKLVEERRKEGERIAVDLKKILEDLLARVEKIEKYSDQIPALYREKLKEEVEKILPQDISVREDVLENHIAFISTKADIREEITRLRSHIKRSLELIESDSSVGLNLDFLGQEMLRELNTILSKSISVDISNLALEGKVLVSQFREQVQNVE from the coding sequence GTGATAAAAAGCATGACAGGTTTCAGCAGGGTTGAAAGAGTGTCTGGTCCCTACCATTTCAGGGTAGAGGTGAAGTCCCTCAACTCGAAGGGTCTGAACATCACAAGCCAGATACCTGGGTATCTCTCCATGAAGGAACTGGAGATGAACAGCATCCTTCAGGAGTACGTAAAAAGAGGGAAAATCCATCTCAGGGTTCAGATAAAGTTTCTTGAACCACCGAAAGTGCTCGAAATCGACAAAAACATCGTACAGGCCTATCATTCCATGCTCGAAGACGTTGTCAACACACTTTCTCTGCCCGAACCAGTGAAGCTCTCGGACCTCCTCATGTTCAGGGATGTTTTCCGTATGGAGCTTTCAGACGAAGAGATTGAAAACGTCTGGAATCACTTCGTGCCGATCTTGAGGGAGGCACTGGAAAAACTGGTTGAAGAGAGGCGAAAAGAAGGAGAAAGAATCGCCGTCGACCTGAAAAAGATTCTGGAAGATCTACTGGCAAGAGTCGAGAAAATTGAAAAGTATTCAGATCAAATCCCTGCTCTTTACCGGGAAAAATTGAAAGAAGAAGTTGAAAAGATCCTTCCTCAGGACATATCGGTGAGAGAGGATGTACTGGAGAACCACATAGCCTTCATATCGACGAAAGCTGATATAAGAGAGGAGATAACGCGCCTCAGAAGTCACATAAAAAGGTCTCTTGAACTGATTGAAAGTGATTCTTCCGTTGGGTTGAATCTGGATTTTCTCGGTCAGGAGATGTTACGGGAATTGAATACAATTCTATCGAAATCGATTTCTGTTGACATATCTAACCTTGCCCTTGAGGGGAAAGTGCTTGTTTCTCAGTTCAGAGAGCAAGTCCAAAATGTTGAATGA
- a CDS encoding lipopolysaccharide assembly protein LapB, with amino-acid sequence MAEYIITLASSDGKVDITTSTPFVVALRDLLYEGDWETLKEDMKTKENIMKEVQTCEKLEKVVHLDETIYEPLIFPEFQEWLGEEGISVKDFKNVSLKGLYDLALEYADRNLYDVAHDIIKFMLDIDGNYAPAYELKGSLLVEQGKIEEGIKYLDKAVEIDPWLVQAYASLGEAYYNLGDYEKAVHYWERELEYAPDDKLTYFVLAEAYQEMNRKDLAAQTLERLLERDPNNIPALYQLSELYRAFGKEGKVREMEERIMKIKPRYPTEIEPWAKVMLKHGKYEEVAEELEKIVESSPLNTLAKLLLVVPYVKMGKIDRAKELLEDLEQTNVWYYYGKKEVFDEFLTEEEKSVCGIS; translated from the coding sequence ATGGCAGAGTATATAATAACACTCGCTTCATCGGACGGCAAGGTGGATATCACCACTTCCACTCCGTTCGTTGTGGCCCTCAGAGATCTTCTTTACGAGGGCGACTGGGAAACCTTAAAAGAGGATATGAAAACAAAGGAGAACATAATGAAAGAGGTTCAAACGTGTGAAAAACTCGAAAAGGTTGTTCATCTGGACGAGACCATCTATGAACCTCTCATCTTCCCGGAGTTTCAGGAGTGGCTCGGAGAAGAAGGTATCAGTGTGAAAGACTTCAAAAACGTTTCGCTGAAAGGTCTCTACGATCTTGCCCTTGAGTACGCCGATCGAAATCTTTACGATGTGGCGCACGATATAATCAAGTTCATGCTCGACATCGACGGTAATTACGCTCCTGCGTACGAATTGAAGGGATCTCTCCTTGTTGAACAAGGAAAGATAGAGGAAGGTATCAAGTATCTTGACAAAGCGGTGGAGATAGATCCATGGCTTGTACAGGCTTACGCTTCTTTAGGAGAGGCCTACTACAACCTCGGTGATTATGAAAAGGCGGTTCATTACTGGGAAAGGGAACTGGAATATGCTCCCGATGACAAACTCACCTATTTTGTTTTGGCGGAAGCTTATCAGGAGATGAACAGAAAAGACCTTGCCGCCCAAACATTGGAAAGGCTACTTGAAAGAGATCCAAACAACATTCCCGCTCTGTATCAGCTCTCAGAACTCTACCGAGCTTTCGGCAAAGAAGGGAAGGTGAGAGAGATGGAAGAACGCATTATGAAGATCAAACCAAGGTACCCCACTGAAATTGAACCGTGGGCAAAGGTTATGCTCAAGCATGGAAAATACGAGGAAGTAGCGGAAGAACTGGAAAAGATAGTTGAATCGTCTCCTCTGAACACGCTTGCAAAACTTCTTCTTGTGGTTCCCTATGTGAAAATGGGAAAGATCGACAGGGCAAAAGAATTACTCGAAGACCTCGAACAGACAAACGTCTGGTATTATTATGGAAAAAAGGAAGTCTTCGATGAATTTCTAACAGAGGAGGAAAAATCAGTTTGCGGCATATCCTGA
- a CDS encoding cysteine desulfurase family protein, which translates to MRVYFDNNATTRLDERVLEEMIAFYKEKFGNPNSAHGMGIEANLHLEKAREKIAKILGVSSSEIFFTSCATEAINWIHKAVAEVFEKRKRTIITTPIEHKAVLETLKYLSLRGFRVKYVPVDSRGVVKLEELEQMIDEDTFLVSVMAANNEVGTIQPIEEVVKIVKKKNKEILIHVDAVQAIGKIPFSLERLNVDYASFSAHKFHGPKGVGIAFIKKGAPIRPFVHGGGQERGLRSGTQNVPGIVGAAKAMELAVENLESAMEHMERLRRKLAEGLRKLGAHIITPLDISLPNTLSVSFPNLRGSTLQNLLSSHDIFVSTSSACTSKDENLSHVLTAMGIDRRIAQGAIRISLCRYNTEEEVNYFLEKTGEILSFLGINENNRR; encoded by the coding sequence GTGAGAGTTTATTTCGACAACAACGCGACGACGCGGCTGGACGAACGAGTACTAGAAGAGATGATAGCGTTCTACAAAGAAAAATTTGGAAATCCCAATTCCGCCCATGGAATGGGAATAGAAGCAAACCTTCATCTTGAAAAGGCAAGAGAAAAGATTGCGAAGATCCTCGGTGTATCGTCTTCAGAGATATTCTTCACTTCGTGCGCAACAGAGGCGATAAACTGGATACACAAAGCGGTTGCGGAAGTCTTTGAGAAGAGGAAAAGAACCATCATCACAACTCCCATAGAACACAAAGCAGTTCTCGAAACACTGAAGTATCTCTCCCTCAGGGGTTTCAGGGTGAAATACGTCCCCGTTGACTCCAGAGGTGTCGTGAAACTGGAGGAACTGGAGCAAATGATAGACGAGGACACGTTCCTTGTCAGCGTAATGGCCGCAAACAACGAAGTGGGTACCATTCAACCCATAGAAGAAGTCGTAAAAATCGTCAAGAAGAAAAACAAAGAAATCCTGATACATGTGGACGCCGTTCAGGCGATAGGAAAAATTCCCTTTTCTCTTGAAAGACTGAACGTGGACTATGCGAGTTTCAGCGCACACAAGTTCCACGGTCCAAAGGGTGTCGGTATAGCGTTCATAAAAAAAGGTGCCCCCATACGCCCCTTTGTACACGGAGGCGGACAGGAAAGAGGTCTCAGATCCGGCACTCAAAACGTTCCAGGTATAGTCGGTGCAGCGAAGGCGATGGAACTTGCCGTTGAAAACCTCGAGAGTGCCATGGAACACATGGAAAGACTGAGAAGAAAACTCGCTGAAGGCCTGAGAAAACTAGGGGCTCACATCATAACGCCGCTCGACATTTCACTCCCCAACACTCTCTCCGTTTCCTTCCCGAATCTGAGAGGATCAACCCTTCAGAACCTTCTTTCCAGCCACGACATATTCGTTTCCACCTCTTCTGCCTGCACAAGTAAAGATGAAAACCTCAGTCACGTTCTGACAGCCATGGGAATCGATCGCAGGATTGCTCAGGGTGCGATAAGAATCAGCCTTTGCAGATACAACACCGAGGAGGAAGTAAATTATTTTCTGGAGAAAACAGGAGAAATCTTGAGTTTTCTGGGCATAAACGAAAATAATCGCCGATAA
- a CDS encoding DNA-directed RNA polymerase subunit omega codes for MEKMVKFELKYDEILEKIPYKYAIPVVVAKRAEAIREYAKPFVITEDENPVSIAFMELSMNYIRIKNEDILKALIPKVK; via the coding sequence ATGGAAAAGATGGTGAAGTTCGAACTGAAATACGACGAAATTCTGGAAAAGATACCTTACAAGTACGCCATCCCGGTCGTTGTGGCCAAGCGGGCGGAAGCCATAAGAGAGTACGCCAAGCCCTTTGTGATCACAGAAGACGAAAATCCCGTCAGCATCGCCTTCATGGAGCTGAGTATGAACTACATCAGAATAAAGAACGAAGATATTCTCAAAGCCCTCATTCCGAAGGTGAAGTGA
- the thiI gene encoding tRNA uracil 4-sulfurtransferase ThiI, with protein sequence MRVYIIRYAEIGLKGKNRKNFEDALKRNIEKITGVKVKKQWGRFIIPLDEDINLDDKLKKIFGIQNFSRGFLVSHDFEEVKKTVLVAVKEKLKQGEFRTFKVQAKKAYKEYKKGVYEMNSELGALVLKNFKELSVDVHNPDFVLGVEVRPEGILVFTDKVECYGGLPVGTGGRAILLLSGGIDSPVAGWYALKRGVLIESVTFVSPPFTSEGAVEKVKDILRVLREFSGGHPLRLHVVNLTQIQLRIKKSVPDKYSLIMYRRSMFRIAEKIAEEVDAIAFYTGENVGQVASQTLENLWSIESVTTRPVIRPLAGFDKTEIVEKAKEIGTYEISIKPYQDSCVFFAPKNPATRSHPSTLEDLERNIPDLSVLEEEAFRTRRIEVIE encoded by the coding sequence TTGAGAGTTTACATAATAAGGTACGCCGAGATAGGTCTCAAAGGAAAAAACAGAAAAAATTTCGAGGACGCTCTGAAGAGGAACATCGAAAAGATAACGGGTGTGAAGGTGAAAAAACAATGGGGGAGGTTCATCATACCACTCGATGAAGATATCAATCTCGACGACAAGCTGAAAAAGATTTTTGGAATTCAGAATTTCAGTAGAGGGTTTCTTGTGAGCCACGATTTCGAGGAAGTGAAAAAAACAGTCCTTGTTGCGGTGAAGGAGAAACTGAAACAGGGAGAGTTCAGGACCTTTAAAGTTCAGGCGAAGAAGGCATACAAGGAGTACAAAAAGGGCGTCTACGAAATGAACAGTGAACTCGGTGCTCTCGTTCTCAAAAACTTCAAAGAACTCAGCGTGGACGTGCACAATCCAGACTTTGTTCTGGGGGTTGAGGTGAGGCCAGAGGGTATCCTTGTGTTCACGGACAAAGTTGAGTGCTACGGCGGTCTTCCTGTTGGCACGGGCGGAAGGGCGATACTGCTTCTCTCCGGTGGAATAGACAGCCCGGTTGCCGGATGGTACGCCTTGAAGAGGGGTGTTTTGATAGAGTCCGTCACCTTCGTGTCACCTCCGTTCACATCGGAAGGCGCTGTTGAAAAGGTAAAAGACATCCTCAGGGTGCTCAGAGAATTCAGTGGAGGACATCCTCTGAGATTGCATGTGGTGAATCTCACACAAATTCAGCTCAGGATAAAAAAGAGTGTTCCAGATAAATATTCCCTGATCATGTACAGAAGGTCCATGTTCAGAATCGCAGAGAAAATAGCAGAAGAAGTCGATGCGATCGCCTTCTACACCGGTGAGAACGTTGGGCAGGTTGCAAGTCAGACGTTGGAGAATTTGTGGTCGATTGAAAGTGTCACAACAAGGCCGGTGATCAGACCCCTTGCGGGGTTCGACAAGACGGAGATCGTAGAAAAAGCAAAAGAAATAGGAACGTACGAAATATCCATCAAACCTTACCAGGACAGTTGCGTTTTCTTTGCACCGAAAAACCCCGCCACAAGATCTCACCCTTCTACTCTGGAGGATCTGGAACGGAACATACCCGATCTATCAGTACTTGAAGAAGAAGCGTTCAGGACAAGAAGGATCGAGGTGATAGAGTGA
- the gmk gene encoding guanylate kinase, producing MKGQLFVICGPSGAGKTSIIKEVLKRIDNVVFSVSCTTRPKRPHEVDGEDYFFITEEEFLRRVEKGEFLEWARVHRHLYGTPRSFVETHIAEGKDVILDIDVQGALSVKKNYPNAVFVYIAPPSYSDLKERILARGTEREADILVRLENAKWELMFMDEFDYIVINDDLQRAIETVLAILTAERSKVSRNLDRIEQFKMEVKGWKRW from the coding sequence ATGAAAGGCCAACTCTTCGTCATCTGTGGACCGTCGGGAGCAGGAAAGACCAGCATCATCAAAGAAGTTCTCAAAAGAATAGACAACGTGGTATTTTCCGTCTCCTGCACCACCAGGCCAAAACGCCCTCACGAGGTGGATGGAGAAGATTACTTTTTCATCACAGAGGAGGAATTCCTGAGGCGAGTTGAAAAAGGTGAGTTTCTGGAATGGGCACGTGTACACAGACATCTTTACGGCACACCTCGCTCTTTCGTTGAAACGCACATCGCCGAAGGCAAAGATGTGATACTGGATATCGACGTGCAGGGCGCGCTGTCCGTCAAAAAGAACTATCCTAACGCAGTGTTCGTATACATCGCTCCTCCGTCTTATTCAGATTTGAAAGAGAGGATCCTTGCAAGGGGAACGGAAAGGGAAGCGGACATCCTCGTGAGACTGGAGAACGCAAAATGGGAACTCATGTTCATGGATGAGTTTGACTACATTGTGATCAACGATGATCTCCAGAGGGCAATAGAAACGGTACTGGCGATTCTGACAGCGGAAAGATCAAAAGTTTCCAGAAACCTGGACAGGATAGAACAGTTCAAGATGGAGGTGAAAGGATGGAAAAGATGGTGA
- a CDS encoding DUF370 domain-containing protein, with protein sequence MYGLINIGFGNVIAGDRVIAIVNPESSPLKRMKDEAKIEGKLIDATYGRKTRSIIITDSNHIILSAIQPETIAQRFMENFYEIEKTLREGKK encoded by the coding sequence GTGTACGGGTTGATCAACATTGGTTTTGGAAACGTCATAGCGGGAGATCGCGTGATAGCCATTGTGAATCCAGAGTCCTCACCTCTGAAAAGGATGAAAGACGAGGCAAAAATAGAGGGAAAACTGATCGATGCAACCTATGGAAGGAAAACACGATCCATAATAATCACAGACAGTAACCACATCATTCTGAGTGCTATACAGCCTGAAACGATCGCACAGAGATTCATGGAAAACTTCTACGAGATAGAAAAAACTCTCCGGGAAGGAAAAAAGTAG
- a CDS encoding class I SAM-dependent rRNA methyltransferase: MARVFLKKLNRRLLSGHLWIYENEISRIEGDYENGEVVDLFRPDGSFFGKGYINDHSKIRVRILTRKNERIDGEFIKRGIENAIRKRKSLKDTNAFRVVHGEGDFLPGLIVDLFGDYVVVQITTLGMERMKNWVLDALIELLQPKGIYEKSSGTFREKEGLEDREGWVYGEGPELIEFEMNGLRFLADMKGQKTGFFLDQRENARMVLDFAKDKVCLDAFSYTGNFAAHLLKGGAKHVTLVDYSERSLEIAREILKMNGFENFDTITGNAFDILKNFDKSGEKYDLVVLDPPSFAKSTRSLESAKRGYKEINLRAMKILRKPGILVTSSCTQIVSEETFREILMDASLDTRTYLTVLKRGGQPSDHPVLLNVPETQYLKFYIFQVEKRW; encoded by the coding sequence TTGGCCAGAGTCTTTCTTAAAAAACTCAACAGGAGGCTTTTGAGTGGTCACCTCTGGATTTACGAAAACGAGATCTCGAGAATAGAGGGCGACTACGAAAACGGAGAAGTTGTGGATCTTTTCCGTCCCGATGGTTCTTTCTTTGGGAAGGGGTACATAAACGATCACTCGAAAATTAGGGTGAGAATCCTCACCCGAAAAAACGAAAGAATAGACGGTGAATTCATAAAGAGAGGAATAGAGAACGCCATCAGAAAGAGGAAATCTCTCAAAGACACGAATGCCTTCAGAGTGGTACACGGTGAGGGAGATTTTCTGCCAGGACTCATTGTGGATCTTTTCGGTGATTACGTTGTCGTTCAGATCACAACGCTGGGAATGGAAAGGATGAAGAACTGGGTTCTCGATGCCTTGATAGAACTTCTACAACCAAAGGGAATATACGAAAAGTCGTCCGGAACATTCCGCGAGAAAGAGGGACTGGAAGATCGGGAAGGATGGGTCTACGGTGAGGGTCCTGAGTTAATCGAGTTTGAGATGAACGGGCTGAGGTTTCTCGCTGACATGAAAGGACAGAAGACCGGATTTTTCCTTGATCAGAGGGAAAACGCAAGGATGGTGCTCGACTTTGCAAAAGACAAAGTGTGTCTGGATGCCTTTTCCTATACGGGAAATTTTGCTGCACACCTTTTGAAAGGTGGAGCCAAACATGTCACTCTCGTGGACTATTCCGAAAGGTCCCTGGAGATCGCAAGAGAAATACTGAAGATGAACGGTTTTGAAAATTTCGACACGATCACCGGCAACGCCTTTGACATTCTGAAGAACTTCGACAAAAGTGGAGAAAAGTACGATCTTGTGGTGTTAGATCCTCCATCCTTTGCGAAAAGTACCAGAAGTCTTGAGAGTGCAAAAAGAGGATACAAAGAGATAAACCTGAGAGCGATGAAGATTTTGAGAAAACCGGGAATCCTTGTGACATCTTCCTGCACCCAGATTGTTTCTGAAGAGACGTTCAGAGAGATCCTCATGGACGCTTCCCTCGACACCAGGACCTACTTGACTGTGTTGAAAAGAGGAGGGCAACCCTCCGATCATCCTGTCCTTCTGAACGTTCCGGAAACGCAATACCTGAAGTTCTACATTTTCCAGGTCGAGAAGAGGTGGTAA
- a CDS encoding A24 family peptidase gives MRHILMFGLGLIIGSFLNVVIYRSTKEGLKLWDPPYSFCPNCKSRIRWYDNVPLLSYVLLKGKCRYCGWKIPLRYPTVEFLTGLVFLLNSLFMKNVLDLLLSCVISSALIAISFIDLETFLIPDYLNFTVVAASFMMALRGYFLDHLLAFSVVTTIFLVLKFLYKEGLGMGDVILAMGIGILLPPFPAIVAVLTASVTGILFALIKEKGKMDIKMRIPFGPFLALGGYTLFLISYKMGWL, from the coding sequence TTGCGGCATATCCTGATGTTTGGACTTGGGTTGATAATCGGAAGTTTCCTCAACGTGGTGATCTACAGATCAACGAAGGAGGGTCTCAAACTGTGGGATCCTCCTTATTCATTTTGCCCTAATTGTAAAAGTAGAATACGATGGTATGACAACGTACCCCTTTTGAGTTATGTTCTGCTGAAGGGAAAGTGCAGGTACTGTGGCTGGAAGATTCCTTTGAGATATCCGACTGTGGAATTTCTGACGGGGCTGGTGTTTCTTTTGAATTCTCTTTTCATGAAAAACGTGTTGGATCTTCTACTGTCTTGCGTGATATCCTCGGCTTTGATTGCCATTTCTTTCATAGATCTTGAGACTTTTTTGATACCGGATTATCTGAACTTCACGGTCGTTGCAGCCTCTTTCATGATGGCGCTCAGAGGTTATTTTCTAGATCATCTGTTGGCCTTTTCCGTGGTGACGACCATATTTCTGGTGTTGAAGTTTCTCTATAAAGAAGGCCTGGGAATGGGTGATGTGATTCTTGCAATGGGAATAGGCATTCTTCTCCCTCCCTTCCCGGCTATAGTTGCTGTTCTCACCGCTTCAGTTACAGGTATTCTGTTTGCACTGATAAAGGAAAAGGGTAAAATGGATATAAAAATGCGTATCCCGTTTGGGCCCTTCCTTGCTCTGGGAGGATACACATTGTTTCTCATATCGTACAAGATGGGGTGGTTGTAG
- a CDS encoding 1-acyl-sn-glycerol-3-phosphate acyltransferase — MKKFKNLLVTLYFYFIAVVYIVFYGGFVLLRSFLMKGRERAREYVLREIEKFGRRAFKWLFSEVVVEGKENIPKDRNFIVVANHQSIMDIPLILGFVATGAFIAKEELKKIPGVNWYIKYLNGVFLDRKNPRKAVRALREAIEKLKNGTIFVVFPEGTRSPNGEMLPFKKDSLMIAIKTGVPVLPVSIWGTYHLIPKNHWIFTPGKVFLKIHKPVDPREFSGERELRDYVESIVGKGVEELKARWTE; from the coding sequence GTGAAAAAGTTCAAAAACCTACTGGTGACCCTGTACTTTTATTTCATAGCGGTTGTCTACATCGTCTTCTATGGGGGATTCGTGCTCCTCAGGTCCTTTTTAATGAAGGGCAGAGAAAGGGCAAGAGAGTACGTCCTGAGAGAGATAGAAAAGTTCGGAAGGAGAGCGTTCAAGTGGCTCTTCTCTGAAGTGGTCGTCGAGGGGAAAGAGAACATACCGAAGGACAGGAATTTCATCGTTGTAGCGAACCACCAGAGCATTATGGACATTCCTTTGATACTCGGGTTTGTCGCAACAGGTGCCTTCATTGCCAAAGAAGAACTGAAAAAGATACCGGGCGTGAACTGGTACATAAAATATCTGAATGGGGTTTTTCTTGACAGAAAAAATCCAAGAAAGGCTGTGAGGGCACTGAGAGAAGCGATTGAGAAACTGAAAAACGGTACTATTTTTGTCGTTTTTCCAGAGGGCACAAGGTCTCCAAACGGTGAAATGCTTCCGTTCAAAAAGGACAGCCTTATGATCGCTATCAAGACCGGTGTACCTGTTCTTCCCGTGTCCATCTGGGGAACCTACCATTTGATACCGAAAAACCACTGGATTTTCACCCCCGGAAAGGTGTTTCTTAAGATACATAAGCCCGTTGACCCACGGGAATTTTCTGGTGAAAGGGAATTGAGAGATTACGTAGAAAGTATTGTCGGAAAAGGCGTAGAGGAGTTGAAAGCGAGGTGGACAGAGTGA